The window CGCATCATCGGTTTGGAAATGGGCGCCGATGATTATGTGCCCAAGCCGTGTACGCCGCGCGAGCTGCTTGCCCGCATCAATGCCATTTTGCGCCGCGCCCAACAGTCGGGCGAGCAGAGCAGCAGCCCCAACAGCATTGCCGTGAGCAACGTTACCCTGTATCCGGCCAAACGCCAGGCCACCATCGGCGATGCGCCGCTGGAGCTGACCAGCACCGAATTCAACCTGCTGGAAGTGCTGATGCGCCATGCCGGCCAAGTGGTCAGCAAAGAAACCCTCTCGGTAGAAGCGCTTGATCGCAAGCTGGCTAAGTTTGACCGCAGCATTGATGTGCATATTTCCAGCATCCGCCACAAGCTCGGCGATGCTTCGCTGATTCAAACCGTGCGCGGTTTGGGCTATTTGTTTGTGAAAAACTGATTTGAAAACAGATTAAATGAAACTGTTTCAACGCATCTTCGCCACGTTTTGCGCAGTGATTATCTGCGCCATATTCGTGGCGAGTTTCTCTTTTTGGCTGGTGCAGAACACCATTGCCGAAAACCATTTCCAGCAGCAGCGCACCATCGAAACCACGTTGCTGGGCAGCATTGTTTCTGCGTTTAACGTGCGCGGCGAGCAGGGCGCACGCGAAATTCTGAGCGAATGGAAAGACAATCCCGTTGCCCATAATGTTTTTGTTATTACCGGTGACGACAAACAAGACATCCTCAACCGTAAAATCGACCCGGCCACCATTGAGGCGGCGCGCAAATTTGCTGCTGAAAACAGCCGATCACCGCTGGTGCATATCGAATTTGACCGTTGGGGAGAAGAATATTTATTTTTCATCCGCGGCTGGAATGAGCAACAAATCCAGCGGCCGCCCAGCCCGCTGTTTATTCCGGGCTTGCAACTGGCGCCGATTTGGCATGAGTTTATTATCCTGACCTTTATTATTTTGGTCGGTTTGCTGCTGGCCTATATTCTGGCCAACAATATTACCAAGCCCATCCGCATTTTGGGCTCGGGTATGAACCGGCTGGCGGCGGGTGATTTGGAAACCCGGATTTCCCAGCAAATGGACGATCGTGATGATGAATTGTCGCATCTTGCTTTGCAGTTTGACAAAATGGCACAACAATTGCAAAAGCTGGTGGCCAAAGAGCGCCATCTGCTGCACCACGTATCGCACGAAATGCGCTCGCCGCTGGCACGGATGCAGGCCATTGTCGGCTTAATTCAGGCGCAGCCGGCCAAACAGGAGCAATATCTGCAACGGCTTGAAAGCGAGTTGACGCGCATGGATGCGCTGGTCGGCGAGCTGCTGACCCTGTCGCGGCTGGAAACTTCGAATATGCCGTTGGAAAAAGAAAATCTGGCGCTGGTGCCGTTTTTAACCCAGCTGGTGGAAGATTGCCAAACCATCGCCCAGCAAAACCGCCAAAGTGTGGTGATGCAGGTGGATAAAGTGCCGGAAACCGCCAAATTATTGGCCAATGAAAGCTATCTTTACCGCGCGTTTGATAATGTGATTCGCAACGCCATGAATTACAGCCCCGAGGGCAGCATGATTAAAGTGAGGCTGTATCAAGACAGCCGAAACTGGATGGTGGATGTGACCGATAACGGCCCGGGTGTCGACGAATCGCAGCTGCCGCACATCTTTACAGCGTTTTACCGCGCCGACAGCAGCGCCCACAAACCGGGCACCGGCTTGGGCTTGGCGCTGACCAAGCATATTGTCGGCCAACACAGCGGTAAAATCATCGCTGAAAACGTGCAGCCCAACGGCTTGCGGATGCGTTTTGTGTTGCCGAAAATGGCATTGCCGAAAAAGCAAAAGCAGAAAACGGAAAAAGCGGCTTCTTGACACCTGCCGGATAAGATAAGGCCGTCTGAAACTTAATTTCAGACGGCCTGATTTTTTATCGGATTGGCATATCTGTGCTGTTGCGAATATAGCTGCTGCACTGAATGATTATAGCGGGGCGGGATACCCCGTTCGCAAAAATCAGCTCACGGCGTAGCCTCGCCTGAACTCAAGGAGGGTTGGTTTTGCTAAGGCGCTGAAGCACCCAGTAATCAGCACCGTACGCGTGTATTGTCTTCGGTTCGCCGC of the Uruburuella testudinis genome contains:
- a CDS encoding HAMP domain-containing sensor histidine kinase, whose protein sequence is MKLFQRIFATFCAVIICAIFVASFSFWLVQNTIAENHFQQQRTIETTLLGSIVSAFNVRGEQGAREILSEWKDNPVAHNVFVITGDDKQDILNRKIDPATIEAARKFAAENSRSPLVHIEFDRWGEEYLFFIRGWNEQQIQRPPSPLFIPGLQLAPIWHEFIILTFIILVGLLLAYILANNITKPIRILGSGMNRLAAGDLETRISQQMDDRDDELSHLALQFDKMAQQLQKLVAKERHLLHHVSHEMRSPLARMQAIVGLIQAQPAKQEQYLQRLESELTRMDALVGELLTLSRLETSNMPLEKENLALVPFLTQLVEDCQTIAQQNRQSVVMQVDKVPETAKLLANESYLYRAFDNVIRNAMNYSPEGSMIKVRLYQDSRNWMVDVTDNGPGVDESQLPHIFTAFYRADSSAHKPGTGLGLALTKHIVGQHSGKIIAENVQPNGLRMRFVLPKMALPKKQKQKTEKAAS
- a CDS encoding response regulator transcription factor, producing the protein MSRVLLVDDDALLTELLTEYLSAEGLDVHSVPDGEAGVQEILTGQYDVVVLDSMMPKMNGLDVLKNVRTQSTVPVIMLTAKGDDIDRIIGLEMGADDYVPKPCTPRELLARINAILRRAQQSGEQSSSPNSIAVSNVTLYPAKRQATIGDAPLELTSTEFNLLEVLMRHAGQVVSKETLSVEALDRKLAKFDRSIDVHISSIRHKLGDASLIQTVRGLGYLFVKN